The Achromobacter deleyi region TGCGTCGGATACGGCAGTCATCTCGTCGCACAGGCCGCTGGCGGCCCTGAGCGGGGCCGCGCTGGCAAGCTGGGTCGGAGAGTTCGTCGAAGTGGCCAGGCATTGGATCGACGCCTTCGCCAAGGGGGCGGAGCCCGACGCGGTCAGTACGGCGTCCGCGGATTCCTGGTTGCAGGTCTAGGAGGCGGACATGACCATCGGACTCGGTTCCTTCGCCAGCTTTGCTCGCGCCAATCCCGACGCGGACCGTGTCGTCGTCGACGGCGGCCAACTCAAGAATGACAGCCAGAACACCCTGGGCGGGCTGATTACCTGGATGTTCAGCGGATTCATCACGCAGTCCGCGGCGGGAAAGGTGGTGCAAGACAACCGTGACGCCGTCAATGCGTTCCAGGGTGCGCTGGGCGCGCACTACGGGGGTGCCGGCAGCGGCGCGGGCGCCAGCCTGAATCCAGCGGAGCCGCTGACCGCCAGCCGGATCACGAACCTCATCAGCGACGCCGGCCGTGATGCCCGGATGGCGGCCCGCGACGCAGCGCAATCTCCTCCCGTCGCGGCCGTATCTGAAGAGACGCTCAATGCCGTGATGGACGCCGTGAAATTGCCCGAGGGGCCGCATGGCAAGCTCCTGGCTCGTGAACTGCGGCAAACACTTGGCGGTCTCCACAACCTGGTGGCGAAATTCGATGCAACGCCCGGTGCCGCGTTGCTGCCCGACCTGGGACGCCAGCTTGGCGCGCGGCTGGAAGAGTGCGTGTCCCGCGCGCTGATCAGTTACAAGCTGCAGGGGGTGGAGCAGGGCCGGGACGATCCCTTGAAAGGGGTGTCGGTCCAGCCGGTCCTGAATTGTCTCGTCAATGGCTTGGACGATCTGTGCGCAGTCGTGCCGGGATTGCGCACCCAGCTGGACGCCGAGAAGACTGCCTTCACTCGCAACGTGACGACGCTGCTGAGCCGGCTGGGCGGGGATCTGGGCCGCGTTTCCGGAGTTTTTTTCGGCGGCGCGAATGTCTCCGCCGGCCTGCAGGGTCTGACCATCACCAGCAGCGATCCCCACAAAGGCGGGAACCGTGTGGTCATTCTCGATTTTGGCAATGATCAGAAAGTCGTATACAAGCCGCGCGACGTCAGGATCGACGAGGCATTGTCCGGCGCCGGCCTGGCCAACGGCCGCCCCAGCATGATGGAGATCGCCGGGGCCACGGAGCTGACTTACAAGTTTCTTCCGCTGCAGGATGGCGCGCACGAGCCGCTGCCCGGTCACGACCAGTGGCCGGCCGACGCGAACGAGAGCGGACATTACGGCTATGTGGAGTTTCTGCCCAACGGCAGCCCGGACCAGTTCCTGGCAAATGGCGCCGAGGCCAAGGATTATTACGAACTGTTGGGACGCGGCGCCGCCGCGATGATGCTGGCCGGCGCGGCGGACTTGCACCACGAGAACATCATGGTGAGCGGACGGAAACCCTATTTCAGCGATCTGGAATTCGCGCTGACGCCGTCCATCCACGGCAAGCTGGCCGACTTGATGGGGCAAACCGACAGCGCTGAGCTGGGAGTGAAGTTCGGGGAACTGATGGACGCCATGGGCATGACCATGGGGGTGACGAAGGGCGTGGATTCAAATGGCCTGAAGCCGGGATACTACATCGATGCGGACGGAATTTTCCAGCAGCTTCGCCGGCAGGATGATGTGACCGAGAGCCTGCTGGTGGTCCAGGAGAACGGTCAATTGCTGGATACGCATGGCGCGCTCGCTCCGCCCCAACGGACTCGCATGACGGAAGAAGGAGAGCAGAAGTACCGGGAGACGCTCAACCTTCGATATTCCGGAGATTTCGCCCGGGGAGTGAAGGAAGGGCTGATTTCATCAGCGAACCGCCTGGCCGACTACGGCGAATTCCTCGATGACGCCGCGAAGCTGCATGTGCGTGTGCACCCGATCAATACGACCAATCAACGCTCTCTTTTGTCGGAATTCTTCGACGCTTCCTACCACGCGAAGACGACGGAGGAGGTGCAAACCGCGGCACTGGGAACGGATTTGCGCGGGGGAATAAAGCTCAATCTGCAGTCTGCGACCACTGCACATGTGTCCGGCCTGGACCAGAAAGGAAGCGACCAGCGCGACGGCGTCATGATGGACCTGATGCTCGCGGCGTACCGCGACCACGACGTGCCGTATTTCAGCAGGCGCATGGACGACACCCGCTTGTTCTTCAATGGCGACACCCCGGTCTCCTGGGGAGCGGACAAAACGCAAAACGCATACTTCGAGCTGTCGGACGCGGAGCGCGCAGCGGTGCAGAAACAGCTAGGGGAACTGAATCCGAAGGACATTGACTCGCTGGGCGCACGGCTGGGCGTAGCGGCAAAGGCGTGGCTTGCCGCCCAGGCGCCCAAGGACGGCAGCCTGCTGGGCCTTATGGTGGCCGAACCGAAGACCGTGCAATTGCTTCAGGGACTGGGCGCACAAGAGTCCGATTTTGTTCAAATGGACGAGCCATTTTGAGTGGACCGCACAGCCGCTTGCCGGCGGCTGGCGGTGGTCGCAGGGTTTATGGCTTGGATCGCGGCGAGGCCTGCAGGAATTCGGCGCAATCCGGCAGCGGCGACGCCGGCTCATAGACCGAGCCCTGGGCTTGCCACTTGTAGGTGACCGTGTAGCTGCACTGCTTGTCTGCCTGGGGCGTCAGCTGGTCCTTGGTCAACGCGGGCATCGCGCTGGAGTCGGCATGGCGGCTGACCCCGGCGGGAGAGCGCGTCGCTTTGGTCGTGACCTGCAGGTCCGGATATTCCTTGCCCGGCAAGGCCTTCAGCGCTGCCTTGAAGCTGTAGACGTCGCTGCATTGGCCGGCGCGTTTTTTCTGGTCGGAGTCGTTGAAGCAGGCCCGGATCGACGCGTCGGCGGTGTACGGCATGACGAACACCAGATTGCCGCTGGTCGGCTCGCCCAGGCTGACATCGTATAGATACAGGTCCCTGCGCGTGAAGCCTCCGCCCGAGAACGAGGTCTCCGCCTTGAAGTCGGGCTGCTCTGGGCCGATCACGCCGACCAGCGCGCGTTCCTCGCTCAAGCGGATGAGTTCAGGCCATACCGAAAATTGCTTGAAATCCGGAATTTCGGGCGAGTCCCAGAACGCTCTATCGGTGCGCAGCGTGCGGCTGGTCGCGAACGGGCCGTTCGTCTCGAAGGTGCCGTCCGTCTTGATGCCGACGCACCAGTCGGTCTGGGCGTTGCAGAACAGCTTGTTGTCCGCATTGAGCTTCAATGGCTCCGTCACGGGTTGCGCGAGTGCCGCGACGGGCAGGACAGCGGAGAGCAGCAAGGCGGACACTTTCGTCACAGTTATTCCTTTATCGGCGAGGCGGGCGGCGAATGGTCGCCGCTTTCATGTATTCATGGCCGGATCGCATTTTGGCGGCTGCGGCCGCTCCGCGCCACGGAACATGGTGTCAAACCATGAAAAAACGTTTCGGTTTATCCGACCCGCTCCCGTTTCCTCGATCCGCCAAGCAGGCGGGCGCCGACCGCCTGCCGGCACGGCGTTGCGCGTCAGTCGGGAATGTCGGCCTCGACCAGTCTTGCCAGCTGCAGCAGCGATTCCTGCCAGCCCAGATAGCACATCTCCACGGGGATGACCTCGGGCACGCCCTCTTGCACGATCACCAGTTCGGTGCCGCAGGAGACCTGCCGCAGGGAAATGGTGGTCGTCATCTGGCCAGGCAGATTGGGATCGTCGAAGCTGTCCGTGTAGCGGATTTTCTCGGAAGGCACGAGTTCCAGGTATTCGCCGCCAAAATGCTCGTCGTGGCCGGTGCCGAAATTGCGGAAGGACATTCTGTGGTTGCCGCCGACCTTGGCGTCCAACTGGTGAACCTGGCAGGTGTATCCATAGGGGGGAAGCCACTTGGCGATGGCGTCTGCTTCAAGGAAGGCGCGATAGACGCGCTCGGGGGGCGCGCGCAGGACGCGGTAGTGTCGAACGGTTCCGGTGGTCATGGTGTGTCCGCCTTTCTATAAGGGTGGGTGTATGACTACGACGAACGGGCGACCGCGGGATCGACAGGATTGTTATAGGGGATAACCCTTGGCAGGTGACGGTTCAGCCCTGATTCGAGCGTAGCAGCTCGACATATGCCGACAAGGTCTCGGCGTGCCGCTGTTCCGCCCGCAGGCCGACATGGCCATCGGCGCGGACCACGAGCAGCACGACGCCGCTCACGCCCAGCATGTCGGCCGTGGCGGGCGCCAGATAGGCGTCAACATCCGGCACGCCGGCGTTTGCCGTGATGGCGACGACCTGTTCGATGATGGCGCCGTCGGAAAGCGGCTCCATGTCGCGGCGAACCTGCGCAAGCGTCTGCTGTGGCGTGGCCGGACCGCCGATGAGCAGGGCCGTGTGACCGCGGCGCTTGGCGCAGTCATGCAGCTTGCCCATGCCGCCCGCGGCAAAATGGATGTCGATGTGATCCGGCAGGCGTTGACCCGGCCAGATTGCGGGGTGCCTGTCGCCCATCACGATGGGAGAGCCGGAATAGTCGATATCGAGTTCGGCTTCGGAGACGGCTTCGCGATGCCGAGACTCCGGGTCGCCGAAGGCGGCGCGGATTGCCGCGTCGCGCTCGCGGCGCTGCGCCCGATCCGTGACCATCTGCGCATTCTCGGCGGCGTCGCCCGATGCCATCACATGGTCCGCGGCCGGGCGCCGCTCCGCGTGATAGCTGTCCAGCAGTGCCGCCGAGCAATGGCCCTGGCAGACCAGGGCGAGCTTCCAGCCCAGATTGAAGGCGTCCTGCAGCCCGGTATTCATGCCATGGCCCTGCGCGGGGCTGCAGGTGTGCGCGGCGTCTCCGGCAAGCAGGATACGGCCGGCGCGGAAGCGCTGCGCGATTTTCGTGTGGCAGTCGAAGCGGGCGGGATGGGAGACGTCTTCAAAACCCGCGTCAGGCAGATAGCGCCGCAGCGTGGACAAGGCATCCGCGACCAGGTCGGACTCCGGCGAACTCGGCCGCAGATACACGCGCCAGCGCTCGTCCGGCAAGGCGGTCAGAATGACCGGTATCTGGTCCAGATAGGCATAGTTCGCCTCGAACGAATGGGGCCATCCGCTGATGCCCGCATCGAACACGGCCCAAGGCTGGTTGATGTCGTGCCCGTCCTGCTCGATGCCGGTAAGCATGCGGACCGTGCTGTGGTGGCCGTCGCATCCGACCACCCATTGCGCCAGGACGCGGGACAGGACGCCATCGTGTTCGATCGTGGCCAGTACGCCGTCCTCGCGCTCTTCCAGGCCGACGAGCTTGGTCGCGCGGGTGACCTGGCCGCCCAGCCGGGCGAGATGCTCGGCGAGCACGGTCTCGGTGACTTCTTCCGAGATGCCGATGTTGAAGGGATAGCGGCTGCCGCTCAGCGCCAGGTCGATGACGCCAAGCACGCTGCCGCCCGCGTGGATGCGGGCCTGCCGCTGCTTGACGCCCGCCGCCAGCAGCGGCTCCAGGATTCCGAGCGTATCCAGTATTTCCAGGGACCGGGGATGCACCACGGTCGCGCGGTCCCAATCCAGGGGGCGTTCATGCGCGTCGATCAGCAGGCAATCGACGTTGCGGCGCTGAAGTTCCGCCGCGGTAAGCAGGCCGGCCGGGCCGGCGCCCACCACCAGGACGGTTGTCGATGTCACCATTTTTAGCTCCCAGCTAACGAGGTCGTCGTGTCCTGCCGCATGGGAGTGCTGCTTGCCCTGGCAGTGAGGTGCTGCGCGTGTTGGGAACTTAATTCAGCGCGTGGGCGTCGTCAACGGACTAAGCCATCAGTAGGCACCCATGTAGTCGCGCTTGCCGACTTCGATGCCGTTGTGACGCAGGATCGCGTAGGAGGTGGTCACGTGGAAGAAGAACTGCGGCAGGCCGTAGTGCAGGAGGTAGGCGCTTCCCGACAGCTTCTTTTCCTTCGGCGTGCCCGGGCGCAGCACGATTTCAAGCGCTTCGCTCTGCTCGAACTGTTCCGGGGTGAAGGAGCCGACATGCGCCAGGGTCTTGGCGATCAGGGCCTGCAGGTCGGCAAACGTGGTTTCGGTGTTTTCCCACGACGGCACTTCCGCGCCCGCCAGACGCGATGCGATGCCCTTGGCGAAATCCGTGGCGATCTGCACCTGGCGGGTCAGCGGGAACATGTCCGGGTACAGGCGGGCGCCCAGGTAGGCATTCGGGTCAATGTTCTTGGCGGTGGCGTGGTCTTCGGCCTTCTTGAGCACGTCGGACAAGGCGGACAGCATTTGCTTGAGGACGGGCACGGAGGCGTTGTACATGGAGCTGGTCATGATGGTTTTCGCTTGATCGTTGAGAGGGGCGTGGGAGAACCACGCGGCTGGGGCAAGACTAACAGCAAACGGTCCGGGACTTCCTCCTTCAGTTCCGGTGCCTACAGGCCCTGGACGGGAGGGGCCGAGGCGGCCAGGTAGGACTCCAGGAACTCCACGAACACGCGCACCTTGGCCGAGGAATTCAGGCGCGAGGGATACACGGCCCAGATGTTGGCTTCCTGGCGGTATTGCGACAGCACCTGCACCAGCTTGCCTTCGGCGATCAGCGGCCCCACGTCCCAGGCCGAGCGCAGGATGATGCCGCGGCCGTCCACCGCCCATTGCACCACCATTTCGCCGTTGTTGGCCGACAGCGGGCCGAGCACCTTGACGGTGTGCTCCTGGCCTGCGCGCCGCATGCGCCAGACGCCGAAGGGATGGTCGCGCTCCTTGATGACCAGGCAATCGTGCGCGGCCAGCTCGGCCAGCGTGCGGGGCGTGCCGCGCGCTTCCAGGTAGGAAGGCGCGGCGCACAGCACGCGGTGATTGCTGGCGATCTTGCGCGCGATCACATGGGGCGCGATGTCGTCGCCCACGCGCACGTCCAGGTCGTAGCCCTCGGCCGCGACGTCGACCAGCCGGTCAAAGACTTCAAAGCGCACCTGCACCGCCGGGTACCGGGCCGCGAAGGCGGACAGCGCCGGCGCGACCACCCGCCGCCCGAACCCGAAACTGCTGCATATGCGCAGCAGGCCGCGCGGCTCGTGCCGGGTGACGCCGACCTCCTCGACCAGATGGTCCACGTCGTCAAGGATGCGCTGGGCCCAGTGGTAAGCCCGTTCTCCCGCCTCGCTGACGACGACTCGCCGCGTGGTGCGGTGAAACAGCACGGTGCCCAGCTGTTCTTCAAGCAGCCGGATGCGCTTGGTGACGTAGGCGGGCGACATGCCCAGGCCCTCGGCGGCTTTGGAAAAGCTCGAGGCGCGCACCACGGCGCAGAACACGCGCAGGTCGGCAGGCGGGAGATCATTATTCATGATTCGTGCATATTCAATTCACGGTGTGGGTCATTGTAGATGGGACAGTGTGGCGCATACCATCGGTCCGATCCTGTTTCTCACTCACCGGTTAGGCAATCATGTCTCAAGTTTTCAAGATCGCGGCCATCGCCGGCGACGGTATCGGCAACGAAGTGATGCCCGAGGGCCTGCGCGCCGTGAACGCCGCGGCCAAGCGCTATGGGCTGTCGCTGCAGATCGACACCTTTCCCTGGGCCAATTGCGAGTACTACGCGCGCCATGGCGACATGATGCCGCCCGACTGGAAGGACCAGCTTCAAGGCTATGACGCCATCTTCTTCGGCGCGGTCGGCTGGCCGGCCACGGTGCCCGACCACGTGTCGCTGTGGGGCTCGCTGCTGAAGTTCCGCCGCGAATTCGACCAGTACATCAACCTGCGCCACGTGCGGCTGTTCGACGGCGTGCCGTGCCCGCTGGCCGGCCGCCGCGCGGGCGATATCGACTTCTTCATCGTCCGCGAGAACACCGAGGGCGAATACACCAATCTGGGCGGACGGCTCTTTGCCGATACCGATCGCGAGATCGTCATCCAGGAATCGGTATTCACGCGCCACGGCACCGACCGTGTCATGCGGTTCGCGTTCGAGCTGGCCAACCGCCGCGAGCGCAAGGCGCTGACCGTGGCGACCAAGAGCAACGGCATCGCCATCAGCATGCCCTGGTGGGATGAGCGCGCGGACGCCATGGCGCGCCACTATCCGGACGTCAAGACGGACAAGCAGCACATCGACATCCTGGCGGCGCGCTTCGTGCTGCAACCGCAGCGCTTTGACGTGGTGGTGGCGTCCAACCTGTTCGGCGACATTTTGTCGGACCTGGGCCCGGCCTGCGCGGGCACGATCGGCATCGCCCCGTCGGCCAACCTGAACCCGGAACGCGCCTTCCCCTCCTTGTTCGAGCCGGTGCATGGCTCGGCGCCCGACATCTACGGGCAGGGCATCGCCAACCCGATAGCCATGATCTGGTCGGGGGCGCTGATGCTGCAGTTCCTGGGCAGCCAGGAGGCGCACGACGCCATTCTGCGCGCCATCGAGCATTGCCTGAAGGACGGCCCGCGCACTCCCGACCTGGGCGGGCAGGCCAGCACGGAGGATATCGGCCGCGCCATCGCCGAGCACATCGCGGCGCAAGCCTAGGTCGCTACAAGGAGGCGGCGACTCCCGCTGCTTCCGTCGCGCGATGCGGCGCGGCGTCTTCATGCTGGGGTGGCGGCAGTTCCACGCGGGCGATGAGCTGCGTCTGCCCGGGCGAGGACCTCACCTTCAGCGTTCCGCCCGCCCGGGCGATGCGGGTGTGCATGCTGCGCATGCCGACGCTCACGCCGGCTTGCTGCACCGCCGCCACATCGAAGCCCACGCCATCGTCTTCGATGCGCAATTCCAGGATGTCCGGTTCGGGCTGCTGAATCTGAAGCCGGATCCGCCGCGCGCGGCTGTGCTTGATCGCGTTCGTCAGCGATTCTTCCACCAGCCGGGTCAGCGCCAGGCACTGCAGGGCGTTGGGCGCGGGATTCCAGCGGGGCGGAAAGCGCCATTCGGAGGCGATGTCCAGCTCGTCGAACATCTGCACGAAGCGATGGCGCAAGGGCGCGATCCATTCCTGGGGCGTGGCCGGCACCTTGACGCCCGCGCTGGAGCCGCTGTCGATGGTCTGGCGCAGGTCGTCGCGCAGCAGCTTGAGCATGGAAAGAAACTGCCGGCTTTGCAGCGGCGCGCCGGATTGCTCCACCACGGCCATCATGCGCACCAGCGAGCCGCCCAGTCCGTCGTGCAGATCGTGGGCGATCTGCAGCCGTTCGTGCAGCCGCGTGTTGGCCATCGCCAGGGCGTGCTCGCGCTCCAGCGTGGTGGCCAGCTCGGTGCGGGCCTGGGCGATGCTGTCGGCCAGTTCCTGGTTGAAGCGCTCGATGCGCTGGACATTGCGGGCATGGCGCAGGCCAAGGATGGCGGACATGCACAAGGTCACCACCAGGCTGCTGAACGGGGTGTACGCATGGCCGCTGTCGATGAGTTTCAGGATCAGCAGCAGGTCATGGGCGCTGACGAACAGAAAGATCAGCAGGCAGGCGGCAAGCATGCCGTGCTCGGGGCGGCGGGTTCGCATCGCGTGCAGCGGGAACTGCAGGCAATTGGCGAAGAATATGGCGGCGGCGGCAAGGGTGATGACGAGCTGCGCCCAATGCAGGTTCGCGTCCGGCGTGAGCGCCGCCGCGGCCAGCAGCAAGGCCGACAGGATCCACAGCGCCTTCTCCAGGCGCGGCAACGATTGCCGGCCAAAACGCCAGGTGAAGATGCAGAAGCAGGCCACGTACAGCACCAGGACCATGACGTTGGCGCGGGCCGCAATCAGGGTGGTGGGAAACGGCCAGGGGCTGGTGACCAGCACGTTGGCGATGAACAGCACCCAGAACAGGGCCATCAGCGCGTACCAGCCATAGGTGCGCTGTTCGCGGCGCACGATCCAGATGCAGAAGAACAGGCCGCCCAGGACGGCGGAGACGATCAGGTTGACCTGGAACAGGCTGCGGTTGTTCCATACCAGGTCTTCGTAGTGCTGCAGAACCGCTTGCGGTTCGCCGAGCTGGACCGGGCCCAGCCCCGGAGACTGACCGGCCACGCCGACCACCCGGATCCACAGCGTGTTCACGCCGTCGCGCATCAGGGCTACGGGGATGAGCCAGTAGCGTGGCATGTTCCAGCTGCGCGTAAGCGGCTCGGTCAT contains the following coding sequences:
- a CDS encoding DUF4135 domain-containing protein, which encodes MTIGLGSFASFARANPDADRVVVDGGQLKNDSQNTLGGLITWMFSGFITQSAAGKVVQDNRDAVNAFQGALGAHYGGAGSGAGASLNPAEPLTASRITNLISDAGRDARMAARDAAQSPPVAAVSEETLNAVMDAVKLPEGPHGKLLARELRQTLGGLHNLVAKFDATPGAALLPDLGRQLGARLEECVSRALISYKLQGVEQGRDDPLKGVSVQPVLNCLVNGLDDLCAVVPGLRTQLDAEKTAFTRNVTTLLSRLGGDLGRVSGVFFGGANVSAGLQGLTITSSDPHKGGNRVVILDFGNDQKVVYKPRDVRIDEALSGAGLANGRPSMMEIAGATELTYKFLPLQDGAHEPLPGHDQWPADANESGHYGYVEFLPNGSPDQFLANGAEAKDYYELLGRGAAAMMLAGAADLHHENIMVSGRKPYFSDLEFALTPSIHGKLADLMGQTDSAELGVKFGELMDAMGMTMGVTKGVDSNGLKPGYYIDADGIFQQLRRQDDVTESLLVVQENGQLLDTHGALAPPQRTRMTEEGEQKYRETLNLRYSGDFARGVKEGLISSANRLADYGEFLDDAAKLHVRVHPINTTNQRSLLSEFFDASYHAKTTEEVQTAALGTDLRGGIKLNLQSATTAHVSGLDQKGSDQRDGVMMDLMLAAYRDHDVPYFSRRMDDTRLFFNGDTPVSWGADKTQNAYFELSDAERAAVQKQLGELNPKDIDSLGARLGVAAKAWLAAQAPKDGSLLGLMVAEPKTVQLLQGLGAQESDFVQMDEPF
- a CDS encoding SRPBCC family protein — protein: MTTGTVRHYRVLRAPPERVYRAFLEADAIAKWLPPYGYTCQVHQLDAKVGGNHRMSFRNFGTGHDEHFGGEYLELVPSEKIRYTDSFDDPNLPGQMTTTISLRQVSCGTELVIVQEGVPEVIPVEMCYLGWQESLLQLARLVEADIPD
- a CDS encoding FAD-dependent monooxygenase, with product MVTSTTVLVVGAGPAGLLTAAELQRRNVDCLLIDAHERPLDWDRATVVHPRSLEILDTLGILEPLLAAGVKQRQARIHAGGSVLGVIDLALSGSRYPFNIGISEEVTETVLAEHLARLGGQVTRATKLVGLEEREDGVLATIEHDGVLSRVLAQWVVGCDGHHSTVRMLTGIEQDGHDINQPWAVFDAGISGWPHSFEANYAYLDQIPVILTALPDERWRVYLRPSSPESDLVADALSTLRRYLPDAGFEDVSHPARFDCHTKIAQRFRAGRILLAGDAAHTCSPAQGHGMNTGLQDAFNLGWKLALVCQGHCSAALLDSYHAERRPAADHVMASGDAAENAQMVTDRAQRRERDAAIRAAFGDPESRHREAVSEAELDIDYSGSPIVMGDRHPAIWPGQRLPDHIDIHFAAGGMGKLHDCAKRRGHTALLIGGPATPQQTLAQVRRDMEPLSDGAIIEQVVAITANAGVPDVDAYLAPATADMLGVSGVVLLVVRADGHVGLRAEQRHAETLSAYVELLRSNQG
- a CDS encoding DUF1993 domain-containing protein, which produces MTSSMYNASVPVLKQMLSALSDVLKKAEDHATAKNIDPNAYLGARLYPDMFPLTRQVQIATDFAKGIASRLAGAEVPSWENTETTFADLQALIAKTLAHVGSFTPEQFEQSEALEIVLRPGTPKEKKLSGSAYLLHYGLPQFFFHVTTSYAILRHNGIEVGKRDYMGAY
- a CDS encoding LysR substrate-binding domain-containing protein, producing MNNDLPPADLRVFCAVVRASSFSKAAEGLGMSPAYVTKRIRLLEEQLGTVLFHRTTRRVVVSEAGERAYHWAQRILDDVDHLVEEVGVTRHEPRGLLRICSSFGFGRRVVAPALSAFAARYPAVQVRFEVFDRLVDVAAEGYDLDVRVGDDIAPHVIARKIASNHRVLCAAPSYLEARGTPRTLAELAAHDCLVIKERDHPFGVWRMRRAGQEHTVKVLGPLSANNGEMVVQWAVDGRGIILRSAWDVGPLIAEGKLVQVLSQYRQEANIWAVYPSRLNSSAKVRVFVEFLESYLAASAPPVQGL
- a CDS encoding tartrate dehydrogenase; the encoded protein is MSQVFKIAAIAGDGIGNEVMPEGLRAVNAAAKRYGLSLQIDTFPWANCEYYARHGDMMPPDWKDQLQGYDAIFFGAVGWPATVPDHVSLWGSLLKFRREFDQYINLRHVRLFDGVPCPLAGRRAGDIDFFIVRENTEGEYTNLGGRLFADTDREIVIQESVFTRHGTDRVMRFAFELANRRERKALTVATKSNGIAISMPWWDERADAMARHYPDVKTDKQHIDILAARFVLQPQRFDVVVASNLFGDILSDLGPACAGTIGIAPSANLNPERAFPSLFEPVHGSAPDIYGQGIANPIAMIWSGALMLQFLGSQEAHDAILRAIEHCLKDGPRTPDLGGQASTEDIGRAIAEHIAAQA
- a CDS encoding sensor histidine kinase — its product is MPAWAQEPAAEPAACTAQVLSISVAKGADDGNRPGAGAWQPTTLPDDWSRRWPGYGGTAWYRIDWRPRCPAGQSGPVALSLQSVVMAGEVFVNDALIWRDPQMTEPLTRSWNMPRYWLIPVALMRDGVNTLWIRVVGVAGQSPGLGPVQLGEPQAVLQHYEDLVWNNRSLFQVNLIVSAVLGGLFFCIWIVRREQRTYGWYALMALFWVLFIANVLVTSPWPFPTTLIAARANVMVLVLYVACFCIFTWRFGRQSLPRLEKALWILSALLLAAAALTPDANLHWAQLVITLAAAAIFFANCLQFPLHAMRTRRPEHGMLAACLLIFLFVSAHDLLLILKLIDSGHAYTPFSSLVVTLCMSAILGLRHARNVQRIERFNQELADSIAQARTELATTLEREHALAMANTRLHERLQIAHDLHDGLGGSLVRMMAVVEQSGAPLQSRQFLSMLKLLRDDLRQTIDSGSSAGVKVPATPQEWIAPLRHRFVQMFDELDIASEWRFPPRWNPAPNALQCLALTRLVEESLTNAIKHSRARRIRLQIQQPEPDILELRIEDDGVGFDVAAVQQAGVSVGMRSMHTRIARAGGTLKVRSSPGQTQLIARVELPPPQHEDAAPHRATEAAGVAASL